The Pyrus communis chromosome 12, drPyrComm1.1, whole genome shotgun sequence genomic sequence TCTTTCCTCAGTCTTCAATGCAAGCAGAGCCTTCCTCTTCTCTTCACGCACCTTCTCGTACTCTTCCAATGTCATTTCCTACAACAATGTGAAACAGTGTAAGAGTTTAATACAAGGATACGATCAGAAAATCCAATTGCAGCCGTTATATCTATGGTATCCAGAAAAGTAACATCAAcaatgtgaaaaaatataatttaccttcTCCTCCTCAGGCTCCTTCTCTTCCGTCTCATTCACAGTGCTATCCTTATTGGCATCTGCAGTCTCATTCTCACCCGACTGCTTCTCAGTACCAACATTCTTCTCAGTTTCAGTGCCAGGCTCCTCAATCTCCCTAATATATAGCAAAAATGTGTACGCAAAAGTAAGGTACATACCAAACAAATGTGAAACAATTTGTTTCGTTAAGTTCTAGTTTGAAATTCATCTTGAAATCAGAATATAAATACTTACGGAGCAATGTCATCAGAGGGTGTTCCCCAATTCCCCCGTCCAGACCCTTCACGCTTAATATCACTCCtgatattaaaaatatattcaatatcaaaatgaagaaagCGGGAAGATCCACAtgtgaaaagttaaatataTACAGAACTGATTGTAAAATACTAACCCACGTCCTGTACCACTGTGACGATCAAAAACCCTCCGAGGGCGTTCCCCTTCACCATCCTCACCATTCTTGTAACCACCACGACGCCCACCACGGAAGGAGCCACGAGGAGCACCATAGCCACCACGTCTTTCAGAGGCTTTCCCATCTCCCTCTTCAGATGGTCTGTAGCCACCAGAAGAACCATTGGTGTTCTCATTGCTGATTGGATCTCGATTaaatccaccaccaccaccacctcctccaccaCGCCCACGACTGAACCCACGTCCACCGCCACTACCACggccacctccacctccacggCCACCTTCATACTTTCCCTCCCTCACTGCATATGTTACACACGGTTATTTGATATGCA encodes the following:
- the LOC137710298 gene encoding RGG repeats nuclear RNA binding protein A-like, with the protein product MATANPFDLLGDDDNEDPSQLLAAQQQKLPAAQPKKPQQTQPAQPAKLPSKPLPPAQSVREGKYEGGRGGGGGRGSGGGRGFSRGRGGGGGGGGGFNRDPISNENTNGSSGGYRPSEEGDGKASERRGGYGAPRGSFRGGRRGGYKNGEDGEGERPRRVFDRHSGTGRGSDIKREGSGRGNWGTPSDDIAPEIEEPGTETEKNVGTEKQSGENETADANKDSTVNETEEKEPEEEKEMTLEEYEKVREEKRKALLALKTEERKVDVDKDLKAMQLLSNKKENNEIFIKLGSEKDKRKEAAEKEERAKKSVSINQFLKATEGERYYGGRGRGRGRGPRGGYSGGPGGYSSNVAAPSIEDPGQFPSLGGK